One Dermacentor variabilis isolate Ectoservices unplaced genomic scaffold, ASM5094787v1 scaffold_21, whole genome shotgun sequence genomic window carries:
- the LOC142568563 gene encoding uncharacterized protein LOC142568563: MSGEVGGRESEQAVVSSPPVNRRSYSDAVPHAPSEATLQPQGRTRARREGQQTTAGGERFARSRVLVIGDCNVGRAEQGVMARVKADGRVQVEAQAGKGMAEAVTKAREVVGDSTESDSLVFMHARLNDVLKGRSQDLERHIENWLSKLREASGRAHVNICTIPEVQGQTYQVERKVVEANQVISSLSGRLGYSVMEVNRDVYRAGSQPFVQEGIHYSGATGKCIGGRMGRQATAYLGGPRALKEPL, translated from the exons atgtcgg gcgaagtgggaggcagggagtcAGAGCAAGCGGTCGTCAGCTCGCCGCCagtgaatcggcgtagttatagcgatGCAGTGccacacgccccgagtgaggcgacgctgcagccgcAGGGGCGCACGCGGGCGCGAAGAGAAGGGCAGCAGACAACGGCTGGAGGTGAACGGTTCGCACGCAgcagggtcctggtgataggggactgtAACGTGGGGAGGGCTGAACaaggcgtgatggcgagagtgaaggcggacgggcgagtacaggtggaggcgcaagcggggaagggcatggcggaagcagtgaccaaggcgcgggaagtggTAGGTgacagcacggagagcgacagcttggtcttTATGCATGCtaggctcaatgacgtgcttaaggggagaagccaggaccttgagaggcacattgagaattggctgagtaagcttagagaggcctccgggagggcaCATGTGaacatatgcactatcccagaggtccagggccagacttaccaggtagaaaggaaggtggttgaggccaatcagGTCATTAgcagtctgagcggacgactcgggtacagcgtgatggaggtcaacagggacgtgtacagAGCCGGCTCCCAGCCTTTTGTGCAGGAaggcattcactacagtggtgccactggcaaatgTATAGGGGGccggatgggtcgccaggcaacagcttatTTAGGGGGACCCCGAGCCCTGAAAGAACCATTGTAG